One part of the Raphanus sativus cultivar WK10039 chromosome 7, ASM80110v3, whole genome shotgun sequence genome encodes these proteins:
- the LOC108830588 gene encoding uncharacterized protein LOC108830588 translates to MFVDKWEPGVVPSKPELTSAPIWLELRKVPLQFFNEDGLEHIAGLVGHPKYLHPSTANKTNLEVAKVFTIIDPRKPLPEAVNVQFDSGEISRVLVSSPWMPPVCEVCKEIGHVSKRCPAAIKTCAKCNSPGHSSASCPQNQKQDPAKKKTRRGKSRDKQVWQPVNQTVNQPELQPETHVTVEPSAQKEEPVGTHSTHTVMAKDSSLGQGLNTDKGESSGTAPYLQVERPRSVSGNSKSSHSDIQPNSSDVETSDSEMEEGELSDHDEGFEVILNKKRFSNKMFSGQKGNRGRGPKLN, encoded by the coding sequence ATGTTTGTGGATAAGTGGGAGCCGGGTGTGGTTCCTTCTAAGCCAGAGCTTACCTCCGCACCAATATGGCTTGAGCTTCGCAAGGTACCACTGCAATTCTTCAATGAGGACGGTTTAGAGCATATTGCGGGACTGGTCGGACACCCCAAGTATCTTCACCCCTCGACGGCAAATAAAACTAATCTGGAGGTCGCCAAGGTCTTCACGATTATTGATCCAAGGAAGCCATTACCTGAAGCAGTGAATGTACAGTTTGATTCCGGAGAGATCAGTAGGGTCCTTGTGTCGAGCCCTTGGATGCCCCCTGTTTGCGAGGTCTGCAAAGAAATTGGTCACGTCTCAAAGCGCTGCCCTGCTGCAATTAAAACCTGCGCTAAATGTAATTCTCCAGGTCACTCCTCAGCTTCCTGCCCTCAAAATCAGAAGCAGGACCCTGCAAAGAAAAAGACTAGAAGAGGAAAATCTAGAGATAAGCAGGTCTGGCAGCCTGTTAATCAGACAGTGAATCAGCCAGAGTTGCAGCCGGAGACACATGTCACCGTCGAGCCCTCTGCTCAGAAGGAGGAGCCTGTAGGAACGCACTCTACTCACACTGTAATGGCTAAAGACTCCTCTCTTGGTCAGGGTCTCAATACTGACAAAGGAGAATCCAGTGGAACTGCTCCCTATCTCCAGGTTGAGAGGCCTCGTAGTGTCTCCGGAAATTCTAAATCTTCTCATTCAGACATCCAGCCTAACTCCTCAGATGTTGAAACTTCCGACTCAGAGATGGAAGAAGGTGAACTGAGCGACCACGATGAGGGATTTGAGGTGATCCTGAACAAGAAGCgattttcaaataaaatgttCTCAGGTCAGAAAGGAAACCGGGGCAGGGGCCCCAAACTCAACTGA